The genome window TACGTACGTGCTCACGAAGAAGCGGTCAAGCTCGGCTCGGTCGCATCTTGCAACCCCGCAGCCCAGGGCCTGAGCATTTCGTTGCGCGACCTCGAGTCGAGACAATCGTGTCTGGCATGACTGAGCGATTGCAATACGTGCACAGGTAGTGGTACCCAGCCGTCATTGTGGTAGCTGCTGTTCAAGCCGCTCAAGCCGCTGTGCTGTGACTGTAAATAGCTCGTCAGGAACGGGTGATGCAACGTCACTCGAAATAGAAAGCACGTTGTTGATCTTAGAGCTGCATGATCCCTGTCTAGTGGGCTAGTGGGGGGCTTGCTGAGGCTCTGGCAGCTACATCAGACCTCCGCACGCCGCCCCGACCAACGTTCGATTTTCTCCCATCTGCCTTTCTCTCCTCTTCGCTGAGTGTGagctatctgtctactaCCCCGTCAACCTCATATCCAGTCTATAACAACGCCATCCACCCTCGCCATGTCTGATCCTATTGCCGGAGCTGCGCAGAAGCACCCTGCGCCCGAGGGCCTTGTATACACATACGGAACTGCTGGAGTACGTAGAGCTGCGTCATCCCCTCCAGAGCCAGGCTAACGGACCACCGCACAGTTCCGCACCAAGGCGTAAGACCTCCCTTGCCCACACCCATATTCGTACCCCGCGCCGGCCCCGCAATGTGAAGCTGACCGCAGCAGCGATGTTCTCGACTCGGTCCTCACGCGTGTCGGTCTGATTGCCGCCCTCCGATCGCGAGCACTGAAGGGCAAATGGATTGGTGTCATGATCACGGCATCCCACAACCCGCCTCAGGACAATGGCGTGAAGCTCGTTGAGCCGATGGTATGTGCTGCTGGCAGGCAATCAGCTATCAGGCTAACGTGGTGACAGGGCAACATGCTGCAAGTACGTTCCACCGATTCCAGGTGAAGAGAATGAGAAGGTAGGAACACAGCTCTGACACCAGTCTCTAGGAGGAGTGGGAGGTCATTAGTACCGAAATGGCGAATAAGACTAGCCCTGAACACGTCTCGAAATACTACCACGACATCGCCGCCAGGTTCAAGATCGACCTGAACACCCCCGCCcgcgtcgtcgtcgctcGTGACACAAGGGCGTCTGGAGCAAGACTGCTTGGCTGTCTGCAGGACGGTCTCGCGGCCGCCGGCGCCGAAGTCAAGGAGTACGGCTTCTTGACTACACCGCAGCTGCACTACATGGTGCGCTGCCTGAACACTGAAGGCACAAAAGACGCCTATGGCACGCCCACCGAGAAGGGCTACTACGAGAAGTTCGGCGCTGCCTTCAAGACCGCGCTGCGCGGCAAGAAGCCCTCAGGCTCTTTGACAGTAGACGGCGCCAACGGTGTGGGTGGACCGAAGCTCGCCGAGCTGATCAAGTATCTGCCATCGAAGGAGGAGGGTGGTCTTGAGATCTTTGTCATCAATGACAATGTCATCAAGCCCGAGAGTTTGAACGTCGATGTAAGCCAGGCCTTCCAAACTGATGTGAGCAGCCAATCTGACCACGAATCCAGTGCGGTGCAGACTACGTCAAAACTAATCAGCGTGCTCCTCCCTCCTCCAAGGCTGGACCTGGTGACCGCTGCGCCTCCCTCGACGGTGATGCCGACCGCGTTGTGTACTACTTCAAGGACGAGCAAAACGTTTTCCGTCTTCTGGACGGTGACCGCATTGCGACCCTGGTAGCTTCCTTCCTTGGAGACCTTGTGCGCCAGAGCGGACTCGCCGACTCGATCAAGATCGGTGTCGTACAGACCGCATACGCCAACGGAGCCGCCACAAACTACGTTGAGCAGAACCTGAAGCTCAAGGTCGACTGCACACCTACGGGGGTCAAGTATCTCCACCACGCAGCGGAGAAGCTCGACATCGGAGTGTACTTCGAGGCTAATGGCCACGGCACCGTCATCTTCTCGCACGACACCCTTGACACAATCGAGAAGTACGAGCCAAGGAACCCAGGCGAGAAAGAGGCCATTGAGGTCCTGCAGGCTTGCATCAACCTCATCAACCAGTCTGTTGGTGACGCACTTTCCGACTTCCTGCTCGTCGAAGTTGTGCTTGCACACAAGCACTGGGGACCCCAGGAGTGGCTCTCCACTTACACCGACCTTCCCAACCGCCTTCTCAAGGTTCTCGTCAACGACCGCACCATCTTCAAGACCACAGACGCTGAGCGTAAGCTCACAAGCCCGGAGGGCGTCCAAGCACAGATTGACAAGGAAGTGCAGAAGGTCCGCCAGGGACGTTCGTTTGCGCGTGCCAGTGGTACCGAGGACGCTGTCCGTGTTTACGCGGAGGCTGCGACCAAGGCGGAAGCTGAAGACCTGGCCAGGAAGGTCTCCGAGATTGTCAGAGCCGCTGGTGGCGCTTAGAGAGCGAACCGGATTTGCTACGACGAGAGAGTGATTTTGAGGCTAGATAGAGGGCTGCCCTGAGGGACAGCTTTTGGCGTGGAGGCGGGATTTGATATGGGGAAGGAAAAAAAAGCATGATGGTCAGGGTAAGAGAAAAGGACATGATGGGATGACTTGACGATAGAGAAAAGCTTGGATATCGATATCACGCGGCATTGGCATAGTGTGGCTGCATCGACTCACCCTGGTGACTTGTTCACAGTGCGACAGATGTTTGAAGCAGACCTCGGCCTTGTCCTTAGGTACGTACAGTATTGCACCGCTTCACCTGCCCACGGCGATGATGACCGAGACAGTCGTGCAGTCCAAGGACCTCTCACGGCTGGCTCACTTACAGATACTGCGTAGCAGAGATCCCATGGTGGACTCGGTGTGCGATGATTTTACAACCTGTCTGAGCCGAATGACTACCACCCTTCTTCCTCGTACACTCGCGCTTGTGGCGGACCGTGGCTGACGAGCAACAGTGGTTTGCACAGAGTTGGGTGGACTAGGTCCTTTCTCCGCTGGCCAGCGCACAACCACCAACGGCGTCTGGTGGGTGGTTGCCAGGTGGGTGGCGTGTCGTCACCCAGTGCGTTCCTGAAACACGAGCCATGGACAAGGCTGACTGCGGATACCGGCAAGGTTGTGCAGCACACACAGCCAATGACAGCACTGCCCTGGCCTTCATTCCCCAGGCCTTTCTGAGGGCCACTACATCGGTGTCTGACATGCGAAACGCGGTGCGCCGGTGCAAGGAATGCAATGCCTGTGTTACCAGGGTCGGCACAACCCGGGGCCTGTGACGGCGTTGGAGATGCTGTGTGCGCGCTCTTGCCTCTGTCGAGGGCAACGCGAGGCTGCACACGAGCGTTGCGTCAACTCTGGTTAACAGGCCGGGGCGGGGCGCCGTAGCGTGGGCAGTGGGTGGCAGCTGCTCTCCGCAAAAGCTGGCGTCGATCGCCTCCTGAAGGGGCAAGACGCTCTCTCGATGCAGCAAAGCCGGCGGGCAGCCTGGACAGAAATAAAATGTCGGCGTGTATGCGGCGGCAATATGGAGACGCAGGGCCACTCATAGGGCGCCTTGCAGCATGCCTGACCCTGTCGCGTCCTCGTCCAACGGATGTCGGACGCGACAAGCTTCGTCCAACGCCGATCTCTGCAGCTCTCTTCTTGGGCCATTGTCGTTGGCACACTCTTCTGCAGCACCTGACCGTGATCTTCTCCTTGGTGTCTTTGTAGATTCTGCTTGCTGCGTCGCAATCAGCTGTACGTCCCACCGTCCCACCGTCTCTGCGACCGCCGCACTTCGTCTTGCGCACAGCAGAGGACGCCTGCGAATACGACGAGGCATGTGCTGAGCGCCTCCCTCGCTGGACCCTCGACACTCGTCATACCGACCCGCACGCGCTCACAACCACACTCGCTCCACCTCCTATACACACACGCACAATGGCTGCGGCACCACCAAGATGGCTGCTCTCGCGGGACGAGAGCGTCGGCGAGAAGTTCGAGCAAATCATGAACCAGGACCCGTTGGGAGCTTCGGTACGCCCGACGCCGCCAACTGCCTGGGGCTCATACTGACAAAGCGCTGCAGGTAAACTCAGATGCTGTCGTTATTGCCATTGGAACCTCACTCGCTGTTACCGGTGCCATTTTCTTGGCCTTTCTATTACTTCGTCCATTCAACACCATTGTGTACGCCCCCCGCCTACGCCACGCAGACGAGAGGCACCGACCGCCGCCGCTCGACAAGTCGCTCTTCGCCTGGTACAAGCCCGTGTTCAAGACCAACGAAGACTACTACGTCGAGAAAATTGGCCTCGATGCTACCGTCTTTCTGCGGTTCGCGAGAATGTGCCGCAACATGTTCATCACACTGGCTGTCTTTGGTTGCGCCATCATCATTCCCGTCAACATCACCAACCAGATCAAGACTCGGAAGATCCAAAACCTGAGCGACGAGTCTAAGTTCATCTTCGTTATGATGACACCCTCCTTGCTGACTGGCCAGGTCTTTTGGGCCTTCGTGGTGGTCGCGTACGTGTTCGACATCATCGTTTGCGGTTACCTGTGGTGGACCTACCGAGCCGTGCACCGACTGCGACGGAGATACATGGACAGCGCCGAGTACCAGAACAGTCTGCATGCTAGGACGCTGATGGTAACGGACATCAGCAAGGATTACCGCAGTGATCAGGGCTTGCTTGAGATCACGGATAGCTTGAAGACCACACCCGAAGTACCACGCACGACCATTGGCAGGAACATGAAGGACATTCCAGACCTGATTGAGTCGCACGAGGAAGCCGTCATGGAGTTGGAAGCGGTTCTCTCCAGGTATCTGAAGAATCCGGATCAGCTGCCCGCCCAGCGCCCGCTGTGCACACCATCGAAGAAAGACCCAGAGTTCACAGACAAGAAGCAGAAGGTGGATGCCATCGACTACCTCACGGCCCGGATCCAACGTCTGGAAACGAAGATCAAGGAAGCGCGCGAGACGGTCGACAACAGGGATGCCATGCCTTTTGGATTTGCCAGCTACGAGACGCTCGAGTCTGCGCACACCGTCGCCTTCGTTGCGCGTAGTAAGCACCCCAAAGCTACCACCGTCCGCCTTGCACCCAAGCCAAAAGACATCATCTGGAAGAACCTGCTCCTGAACCCCAAGCAGAGACGATGGCGGCGATTCATCAACAACGTCTGGATCACTCTGCTTACCGTTCTCTACTTCATTCCAAACGCCGGTATCGCTATCTTCTTGTCAAAGCTCAACAATCTGGCCCTTCTTTGGGACACCTTCAACACCGAAATGCACACGCATCCTAAATTTTGGGCCGTTGTGCAGGGTGTTCTGGCTCCAGCATTGACTTCCCTGTTCTACTATTTCTTGCCCATCATCTTCCGTCGTCTGTCCATGAAAGCTGGCGATCAGTCGAAGAGCTCCCGCGAGAAGCACGTCATCCACCAGCTTTACgccttcttcgtcttcaaCAATCTTGTCGTCTTCTCGATATTCTCGGCTGTCTTCAAGATCATCACCAGTGCTCTGGCAGCAGCTGAAGGCGACTCGAGTTTCGTTGCAGTCGTCAGGGCCATC of Ascochyta rabiei chromosome 7, complete sequence contains these proteins:
- a CDS encoding Phosphoacetylglucosamine mutase: MSDPIAGAAQKHPAPEGLVYTYGTAGFRTKADVLDSVLTRVGLIAALRSRALKGKWIGVMITASHNPPQDNGVKLVEPMGNMLQEEWEVISTEMANKTSPEHVSKYYHDIAARFKIDLNTPARVVVARDTRASGARLLGCLQDGLAAAGAEVKEYGFLTTPQLHYMVRCLNTEGTKDAYGTPTEKGYYEKFGAAFKTALRGKKPSGSLTVDGANGVGGPKLAELIKYLPSKEEGGLEIFVINDNVIKPESLNVDCGADYVKTNQRAPPSSKAGPGDRCASLDGDADRVVYYFKDEQNVFRLLDGDRIATLVASFLGDLVRQSGLADSIKIGVVQTAYANGAATNYVEQNLKLKVDCTPTGVKYLHHAAEKLDIGVYFEANGHGTVIFSHDTLDTIEKYEPRNPGEKEAIEVLQACINLINQSVGDALSDFLLVEVVLAHKHWGPQEWLSTYTDLPNRLLKVLVNDRTIFKTTDAERKLTSPEGVQAQIDKEVQKVRQGRSFARASGTEDAVRVYAEAATKAEAEDLARKVSEIVRAAGGA